The Strigops habroptila isolate Jane chromosome 13, bStrHab1.2.pri, whole genome shotgun sequence genome contains a region encoding:
- the TNNC2 gene encoding troponin C, skeletal muscle, with protein MIAEFKAAFDMFDADGGGDISTRELGTVMRMLGQNPTKEELDAIIEEVDEDGSGTIDFEEFLVMMVRQMKEDAKGKSEEELANCFRIFDRNADGFIDIEELGEILRATGEHVTDEDIEDMMKDSDKNNDGRIDFDEFLKMMEGVQ; from the exons ATGATCGCGG AGTTCAAGGCCGCCTTCGACATGTTTGATGCTGACGGCGGTGGAGACATCAGCACCAGGGAGCTGGGGACGGTGATGAGGATGCTGGGCCAGAACCCCACAAAGGAGGAGCTGGATGCCATCATAGAGGAGGTGGACGAGGATG GCAGCGGCACCATTGACTTTGAGGAGTTCTTGGTGATGATGGTGCGCCAGATGAAAGAGGACGCCAAGGGCAAGTCTGAGGAGGAGTTGGCCAACTGCTTCCGCATCTTTGACCG GAATGCAGACGGGTTCATCGACATCGAGGAGCTGGGTGAGATCCTGAGGGCCACTGGGGAGCACGTCACTGATGAAGACATTGAAGACATGATGAAGGACTCGGACAAGAACAACGACGGCCGCATCGACTTTGATG AGTTCCTGAAGATGATGGAGGGGGTGCAGTAA
- the SNX21 gene encoding sorting nexin-21 isoform X2 — protein sequence MAARILHRLRHALSSEGGREERACGGTEAEDCPESSELEDDTEGLSTRLSGTLSFTSHEEEEEEKEEEEEEGAGEELGQPPQPAAAGAEDGEWGPVPERAGGSSLLTRQLQELWRRSRGSLAPQRLLFEVTSASVVSERSSKYVMSLSSTPST from the exons ATGGCCGCCCGCATCCTGCACCGCCTGCGGCACGCACTGTCCAGTGAAGGCGGCCGGGAGGAGCGGGCGTGCGGTGGCACTGAGGCCGAGGACTGCCCAGAGAGCTCGGAGCTGGAGGATGACACCGAGGGGCTATCGACGCGCCTCAGCGGCACCCTGAGCTTCACCAGCcacgaggaggaggaggaggagaaggaggaggaggaggaggaaggtgcaggagaggagctggggcagccGCCACAGCCAGCGGCAGCGGGTGCCGAGGATGGAG AGTGGGGCCCCGTGCCCGAGCGTGCAGGCGGCAGCAGCCTCCTGACCcggcagctgcaggagctgtggcgCAGGTCCCGGGGCAGCCTGGCACCGCAGCGCCTGCTCTTTGAGGTCACCAGCGCCAGCGTGGTCAGCGAGCGCTCCTCCAAGTACGTG ATGAGCCTCAG CTCTACACCATCTACCTGA
- the SNX21 gene encoding sorting nexin-21 isoform X3, whose product MAARILHRLRHALSSEGGREERACGGTEAEDCPESSELEDDTEGLSTRLSGTLSFTSHEEEEEEKEEEEEEGAGEELGQPPQPAAAGAEDGEWGPVPERAGGSSLLTRQLQELWRRSRGSLAPQRLLFEVTSASVVSERSSNSTPST is encoded by the exons ATGGCCGCCCGCATCCTGCACCGCCTGCGGCACGCACTGTCCAGTGAAGGCGGCCGGGAGGAGCGGGCGTGCGGTGGCACTGAGGCCGAGGACTGCCCAGAGAGCTCGGAGCTGGAGGATGACACCGAGGGGCTATCGACGCGCCTCAGCGGCACCCTGAGCTTCACCAGCcacgaggaggaggaggaggagaaggaggaggaggaggaggaaggtgcaggagaggagctggggcagccGCCACAGCCAGCGGCAGCGGGTGCCGAGGATGGAG AGTGGGGCCCCGTGCCCGAGCGTGCAGGCGGCAGCAGCCTCCTGACCcggcagctgcaggagctgtggcgCAGGTCCCGGGGCAGCCTGGCACCGCAGCGCCTGCTCTTTGAGGTCACCAGCGCCAGCGTGGTCAGCGAGCGCTCCTCCAA CTCTACACCATCTACCTGA
- the SNX21 gene encoding sorting nexin-21 isoform X1 — MAARILHRLRHALSSEGGREERACGGTEAEDCPESSELEDDTEGLSTRLSGTLSFTSHEEEEEEKEEEEEEGAGEELGQPPQPAAAGAEDGEWGPVPERAGGSSLLTRQLQELWRRSRGSLAPQRLLFEVTSASVVSERSSKYVLYTIYLIRSGRFDKAPAAIARRYSDFEQLNRRLRCRFGCDMAGIAFPRKRLHRNFTAETIAKRSRAFEQFLSHLHSIAEIRRSPEFLEFFFLQDLQAAQRLTCTGMYREALATWANAYRLQDRLGACGSGRFLLTLAGLAVCHQELDELGEAHGCCEQALQLLEAQGSHPLLGPFLQAHVHLAWKVGKDKRRSEARLQDLREAGPPLQQQPTLKECLIKEPLE; from the exons ATGGCCGCCCGCATCCTGCACCGCCTGCGGCACGCACTGTCCAGTGAAGGCGGCCGGGAGGAGCGGGCGTGCGGTGGCACTGAGGCCGAGGACTGCCCAGAGAGCTCGGAGCTGGAGGATGACACCGAGGGGCTATCGACGCGCCTCAGCGGCACCCTGAGCTTCACCAGCcacgaggaggaggaggaggagaaggaggaggaggaggaggaaggtgcaggagaggagctggggcagccGCCACAGCCAGCGGCAGCGGGTGCCGAGGATGGAG AGTGGGGCCCCGTGCCCGAGCGTGCAGGCGGCAGCAGCCTCCTGACCcggcagctgcaggagctgtggcgCAGGTCCCGGGGCAGCCTGGCACCGCAGCGCCTGCTCTTTGAGGTCACCAGCGCCAGCGTGGTCAGCGAGCGCTCCTCCAAGTACGTG CTCTACACCATCTACCTGATCCGCTCCGGCCGGTTTGACAAGGCCCCTGCTGCCATCGCCCGGCGCTACTCGGACTTTGAGCAGCTGAACCGCCGCCTGCGCTGCCGCTTCGGCTGCGACATGGCTGGCATCGCCTTCCCCAGGAAGAGGCTGCACCGGAACTTCACCGCCGAGACCATTGCCAAGCGGAGCCGAGCCTTCGAGCAGTTCCTGTCCCACCTGCACTCCATCGCCGAGATCCGCCGCTCCCCCGAGTTCCTCGAGTTCTTCTTCCTGCAGGACCTGCAGGCTGCGCAGCGCCTGACCTGCACCGGCATGTACCGCGAGGCCCTGGCTACCTGGGCCAATGCCTACCGGCTGCAGGACCGGCTGGGGGCCTGCGGCTCCGGCCGCTTCCTACTGACGCTGGCGGGGCTCGCCGTCTGCCACCAGGAGCTGGATGAGCTCGGTGAGGCCCACGGGTGCTGTGAGCAGgcgctgcagctgctggaggcgCAGGGCAGCCACCCGCTGCTGGGGCCCTTCCTGCAGGCACACGTCCACCTCGCCTGGAAGGTGGGCAAGGACAAGAGGCGCTCGGAGGCCCGGCTGCAGGACCTGCGGGAGGCTGGGCcgcccctgcagcagcagcccaccCTCAAGGAGTGCCTCATCAAGGAGCCTCTGGAGTGA
- the SNX21 gene encoding sorting nexin-21 isoform X4: protein MAARILHRLRHALSSEGGREERACGGTEAEDCPESSELEDDTEGLSTRLSGTLSFTSHEEEEEEKEEEEEEGAGEELGQPPQPAAAGAEDGEWGPVPERAGGSSLLTRQLQELWRRSRGSLAPQRLLFEVTSASVVSERSSK, encoded by the exons ATGGCCGCCCGCATCCTGCACCGCCTGCGGCACGCACTGTCCAGTGAAGGCGGCCGGGAGGAGCGGGCGTGCGGTGGCACTGAGGCCGAGGACTGCCCAGAGAGCTCGGAGCTGGAGGATGACACCGAGGGGCTATCGACGCGCCTCAGCGGCACCCTGAGCTTCACCAGCcacgaggaggaggaggaggagaaggaggaggaggaggaggaaggtgcaggagaggagctggggcagccGCCACAGCCAGCGGCAGCGGGTGCCGAGGATGGAG AGTGGGGCCCCGTGCCCGAGCGTGCAGGCGGCAGCAGCCTCCTGACCcggcagctgcaggagctgtggcgCAGGTCCCGGGGCAGCCTGGCACCGCAGCGCCTGCTCTTTGAGGTCACCAGCGCCAGCGTGGTCAGCGAGCGCTCCTCCAA ATGA
- the ACOT8 gene encoding acyl-coenzyme A thioesterase 8, translating to MTDTGEVQSAGGWAVLADSPLGGRMLPLSAAPVAEEMAAPGDTGGAGAGLGSGPGSGSGSGRPPPGDLRSVLITSVLNLERLELDLFRGRHHWVPATQRLFGGQIVGQALVAAARSVSRDEQVHSLHCYFVRAGDPKVPVLYEVERTRTGKSFSARSVKAIQHGKPIFTCQASFQLSQGSPVQHQFTMPAVPPPEELLTQEELIQKFLQNPNLAERYRKHLTKIQAEDVPIDIKPVNPPDTFCLEPQEPKQFFWVRARGYIGETDMKVHCCVAAYISDYAFLGTALLPHWQYHIKFMVSLDHSMWFHAPFRADHWMLYECESPWAGGCRALVQGRLWRRDGVLAVTCAQEGVIRVQEMPNQSKL from the exons ATGACTGACACCGGGGAGGTCCAATCAGCTGGCGGGTGGGCGGTGCTTGCTGACTCGCCGCTCGGCGGCCGAATGTTGCCGCTGTCCGCGGCGCCGGTGGCGGAGGAGATGGCGGCGCCGGGAGACACCGGTGGGGCCGGCGCGGGGTTGGGGTCGGGGCCAGGATCGGGGTCGGGGTCGGGGCGGCCGCCGCCCGGGGACCTGCGGAGCGTGCTCATCACCAGCGTGCTGAACCTGGAGCGCCTGGAGCTCGACCTCTTCAG GGGCCGGCACCACTGGGTGCCCGCCACGCAGCGCCTCTTCGGCGGGCAGATCGTGGGGCAGGCCCTGGTGGCGGCCGCCCGCTCCGTCAGCCGCGACGAGCAGGTCCACTCGCTGCACTGCTACTTCGTGCGGGCAG GGGACCCCAAGGTGCCGGTGCTGTACGAGGTGGAGCGGACCCGCACCGGGAAGAGCTTCTCTGCTCGTTCCGTGAAGGCCATCCAGCACGGAAAGCCCATCTTCACCTGCCAGGCCTCCTTCCAGCTCTCCCAGGGGAGCCCAGTGCAGCACCAGTTCACCATGCCTGCCGTGCCCCCCCCTGAGGAGCTGCTGACGCAAGAGGAGCTCATCCAGAAGTTCCTGCA GAATCCGAACTTGGCAGAGAGATACAGAAAGCACCTCACCAAGATTCAAGCTGAAGATGTGCCGATTGACATCAAACCCGTGAACCCGCCAGACACGTTCTGCTTGGAGCCGCAGGAGCCAAAGCAGTTCTTCTGGGTGCGAGCACGAGGTTACATAG GAGAGACTGACATGAAGGTGCACTGCTGCGTGGCTGCCTACATCTCCGACTACGCCTTCCtgggcacagccctgctcccacacTGGCAGTACCACATCAAGTTCATGGTGTCCCTCGACCATTCCATGTGGTTCCATGCGCCCTTCCGAGCAGACCACTGGATGCTGTACGAGTGCGAGAGCCCGTGGGCTG GCGGGTGCCGGGCCCTCGTGCAGGGCCGGCTGTGGCGCAGGGACGGAGTCCTGGCTGTCACCTGCGCCCAGGAGGGAGTCATCAGGGTGCAGGAAATGCCAAACCAGAGCAAGCTCTAG
- the NEURL2 gene encoding neuralized-like protein 2, with translation MAARFHRVHGANVRLDRTRTRATRVESFAHGLCFSQEPLAPGEVFLVEIEEKELGWCGHLRVGLTALDPQHLEAVPEYSLPDLVNMGDTWVFAITRNHNRVVVDGEEARGPPREPFLCIERVRIPRDVLVGRSRPGRYSHILDELYRTNVLPATARRSRIGVLYTPQPDGTADMHIVINGEDMGPSARHLPTTRPLYAVVDVFASTKSVRVIPVDYGLPSLQTLCRLVIEKHIVHRLAIDGLDLPPPLKSFCKHE, from the exons ATGGCTGCGCGCTTCCACCGCGTCCACGGCGCCAACGTCCGCCTAGACAGGACCCGCACACGGGCCACGCGCGTGGAGAGCTTCGCCCACGGGCTCTGCTTCAGCCAGGAGCCGCTGGCGCCCGGGGAGGTGTTCCTGGTGGAGATCGAGGAGAAGGAGCTGGGCTGGTGTGGGCACCTGCGCGTGGGGCTGACAGCCCTCGACCCGCAGCACCTCGAGGCTGTGCCCGAGTACTCGCTGCCGGACCTGGTCAACATGGGTGACACGTGGGTGTTCGCCATCACCCGCAACCACAACCGCGTGGTGGTGGATGGGGAGGAGGCACGGGGCCCCCCCAGGGAGCCCTTCCTGTGCATCGAGCGGGTGAGGATCCCCCGTGATGTGCTGGTGGGGCGCAGCAGGCCCGGGCGCTACAGCCACATCCTGGACGAGCTGTACAGGACGAACGTGCTGCCCGCCACGGCCCGGCGCAGCCGCATCGGTGTGCTGTACACCCCGCAGCCTGACGGCACCGCCGACATGCACATCGTCATCAACGGCGAGGACATGGGGCCCAGCGCCCGGCACCTGCCCACCACCCGCCCGCTCTACGCCGTGGTTGACGTCTTTGCCTCCACCAAGAGCGTCCGTGTCATCCCAGTGGATTATGGCT TGCCGTCCCTGCAGACCCTGTGCCGGCTGGTCATCGAGAAGCACATCGTGCACCGCCTGGCCATCGATGGCCTGGACCTGCCCCCGCCGCTGAAGAGCTTCTGCAAACACGAGTGA
- the CTSA gene encoding lysosomal protective protein isoform X1, producing the protein MCLLVLLPAGAAPGAAGMGPVLLLALPLLLGLSRAAPRDHEVTFLPGLGKQPSFRHFSGYLCAGPGKRLHYWFVEAQSNPQSSPLVLWLNGGPGCSSMEGFLKEHGPFLVQPDGVTLKYNDYAWNKIANVLYLESPAGVGFSYSDDKKYATNDTEVAHNNYLALKDFLRLFPEYCKNDLYLTGESYGGIYIPTLAEWVMQDPSLNLKGIAVGNGLSSYEINDNSLVYFAYYHGLLGTELWKDLQTFCCSQEKCNFHDNSNLNCTLKMEEMIQIVEESGLNIYNLYAPCDGGVPGGMRYESDYLITHDLGNSFIRMPMRFSWRQNLFRMPVARNKVRMDPPCTNSTDISVYLNAPEVRKALHISPEAPEWQVCSFEVNRGYKRLYMQMNDQYLKLLGATKYRILVYNGDVDMACNFLGDEWFVDSLCQKVQVARRPWLYTERGENQIGGFVKEFTNIAFLTVKGAGHMVPTDRPLAAFTMFSRFIRNEPY; encoded by the exons ATGTGCCTGCTGGTATTGCTGCCTGCGGGAGCCGCGCCGGGAGCCGCGGGG ATGGGGCCGGTGCTGCTGTTGgcgctgccgctgctgctggggctgagccgGGCTGCCCCCCGGGACCATGAGGTGACCTTCCTGCCCGGGCTGGGCAAGCAGCCGTCCTTCCGGCACTTCTCGGGCTACCTCTGCGCCGGGCCGGGCAAGCGCCTGCACTACTG GTTCGTGGAGGCCCAGAGCAACCCCCAGAGCAGCCCCCTGGTGCTGTGGCTGAACGGGGGCCCCGGCTGCAGCTCCATGGAGGGCTTCCTGAAGGAGCATGGCCCCTTCCTG GTCCAGCCCGACGGAGTCACGCTGAAGTACAACGACTATGCCTGGAACAAG atTGCCAACGTGCTCTACCTGGAGTCCCCCGCTGGCGTCGGCTTCTCATACTCCGATGACAAGAAGTATGCCACGAACGACACGGAG GTTGCTCACAACAACTACCTGGCACTGAAGGACTTCCTTCGGCTCTTCCCCGAGTACTGCAAGAACGATCTCTACCTCACGGGGGAGAGCTACGGGGGAATCTACATCCCCACGCTGGCCGAGTGGGTGATGCAGGACCCCAGCCTCAACCTGAAG GGAATCGCTGTGGGAAACGGCCTCTCATCCTATGAGATCAATGACAACTCCCTGGTTTACTTTGCCTATTACCACGGCCTGCTGGGGACCGA GCTGTGGAAAGACCTGCAGAccttctgctgctcccaggagaAGTGCAACTTCCACGACAACTCCAACCTGAACTGCACGCTCAAG ATGGAGGAGATGATTCAGATTGTGGAGGAGTCCGGCCTCAACATCTACAACCTGTACGCGCCATGTGATGGCGGAGTCCCCGGGGGCATGAG GTATGAGAGTGACTACCTCATCACACACGACCTGGGCAACTCCTTCATCCGGATGCCGATGAGGTTCTCCTGGCGGCAG AACCTGTTCCGGATGCCGGTAGCCCGCAATAAGGTGCGGATGGACCCGCCCTGCACTAACTCCACAGACATCAGCGTGTACCTGAACGCGCCGGAGGTGCGGAAGGCTCTGCACATCTCCCCCGAGGCCCCGGAGTGGCAGGTTTGCAG CTTTGAGGTGAACCGTGGCTACAAGCGCCTCTACATGCAGATGAACGACCAGTACCTGAAGCTGCTCGGAGCCACG AAATACCGGATCCTGGTGTACAACGGGGACGTCGACATGGCCTGCAACTTCCTTGGGGACGAGTGGTTTGTGGACTCCCTGTGCCAGAAG GTTCAGGTGGCTCGCCGGCCCTGGCTCTACACTGAAAGAGGTGAAAACCAGATTGGGGGCTTCGTGAAGGAATTTACCAATATTGCCTTCCTCACTGTCAAG GGAGCCGGGCACATGGTGCCCACGGACCGGCCACTCGCTGCCTTCACCATGTTCAGCCGCTTCATTAGGAACGAGCCGTACTAA
- the CTSA gene encoding lysosomal protective protein isoform X2, with protein sequence MGPVLLLALPLLLGLSRAAPRDHEVTFLPGLGKQPSFRHFSGYLCAGPGKRLHYWFVEAQSNPQSSPLVLWLNGGPGCSSMEGFLKEHGPFLVQPDGVTLKYNDYAWNKIANVLYLESPAGVGFSYSDDKKYATNDTEVAHNNYLALKDFLRLFPEYCKNDLYLTGESYGGIYIPTLAEWVMQDPSLNLKGIAVGNGLSSYEINDNSLVYFAYYHGLLGTELWKDLQTFCCSQEKCNFHDNSNLNCTLKMEEMIQIVEESGLNIYNLYAPCDGGVPGGMRYESDYLITHDLGNSFIRMPMRFSWRQNLFRMPVARNKVRMDPPCTNSTDISVYLNAPEVRKALHISPEAPEWQVCSFEVNRGYKRLYMQMNDQYLKLLGATKYRILVYNGDVDMACNFLGDEWFVDSLCQKVQVARRPWLYTERGENQIGGFVKEFTNIAFLTVKGAGHMVPTDRPLAAFTMFSRFIRNEPY encoded by the exons ATGGGGCCGGTGCTGCTGTTGgcgctgccgctgctgctggggctgagccgGGCTGCCCCCCGGGACCATGAGGTGACCTTCCTGCCCGGGCTGGGCAAGCAGCCGTCCTTCCGGCACTTCTCGGGCTACCTCTGCGCCGGGCCGGGCAAGCGCCTGCACTACTG GTTCGTGGAGGCCCAGAGCAACCCCCAGAGCAGCCCCCTGGTGCTGTGGCTGAACGGGGGCCCCGGCTGCAGCTCCATGGAGGGCTTCCTGAAGGAGCATGGCCCCTTCCTG GTCCAGCCCGACGGAGTCACGCTGAAGTACAACGACTATGCCTGGAACAAG atTGCCAACGTGCTCTACCTGGAGTCCCCCGCTGGCGTCGGCTTCTCATACTCCGATGACAAGAAGTATGCCACGAACGACACGGAG GTTGCTCACAACAACTACCTGGCACTGAAGGACTTCCTTCGGCTCTTCCCCGAGTACTGCAAGAACGATCTCTACCTCACGGGGGAGAGCTACGGGGGAATCTACATCCCCACGCTGGCCGAGTGGGTGATGCAGGACCCCAGCCTCAACCTGAAG GGAATCGCTGTGGGAAACGGCCTCTCATCCTATGAGATCAATGACAACTCCCTGGTTTACTTTGCCTATTACCACGGCCTGCTGGGGACCGA GCTGTGGAAAGACCTGCAGAccttctgctgctcccaggagaAGTGCAACTTCCACGACAACTCCAACCTGAACTGCACGCTCAAG ATGGAGGAGATGATTCAGATTGTGGAGGAGTCCGGCCTCAACATCTACAACCTGTACGCGCCATGTGATGGCGGAGTCCCCGGGGGCATGAG GTATGAGAGTGACTACCTCATCACACACGACCTGGGCAACTCCTTCATCCGGATGCCGATGAGGTTCTCCTGGCGGCAG AACCTGTTCCGGATGCCGGTAGCCCGCAATAAGGTGCGGATGGACCCGCCCTGCACTAACTCCACAGACATCAGCGTGTACCTGAACGCGCCGGAGGTGCGGAAGGCTCTGCACATCTCCCCCGAGGCCCCGGAGTGGCAGGTTTGCAG CTTTGAGGTGAACCGTGGCTACAAGCGCCTCTACATGCAGATGAACGACCAGTACCTGAAGCTGCTCGGAGCCACG AAATACCGGATCCTGGTGTACAACGGGGACGTCGACATGGCCTGCAACTTCCTTGGGGACGAGTGGTTTGTGGACTCCCTGTGCCAGAAG GTTCAGGTGGCTCGCCGGCCCTGGCTCTACACTGAAAGAGGTGAAAACCAGATTGGGGGCTTCGTGAAGGAATTTACCAATATTGCCTTCCTCACTGTCAAG GGAGCCGGGCACATGGTGCCCACGGACCGGCCACTCGCTGCCTTCACCATGTTCAGCCGCTTCATTAGGAACGAGCCGTACTAA
- the PLTP gene encoding phospholipid transfer protein, whose translation MAAGGRLLLLFFLLPWLVTASHSPPGCKIRITSKGLDLVKQEGLRFVEQELQNITVSDLHGKEGQFHYNISQVKVMDLQLALSDLHFQPQQHLVFNINNASISLRFRRQLLYWFFYDIGSINASADGVHIHTVLQLAKDRAGRLKISNITCNASIARMHAGFSGTLRKVYEFLSTFIVTGMRFLLSQQICPSLEHASLVLLNSVLDTVPVRNYVDEHIGIDYSLLRDPAVSVDTLDLDFKGMFFPRARENQELENHAVEPVIKETERMVYVAFSEYFFDSAMHAYFQAGVLAIELEGEKVPKDLEVLLRATFFGTIFMLSPTVDAPLRLVLQVSAPPRCIIKPSGTSVSVSAFLNISLVPPGRPAVQLSSMAMETKLSARVYLQGKALRVQLDLRRFRIYSKQSALESLALFSLQAPLKTLLQLTIMPIINERTKKGVQIPLPEGMDFTKEVVTNHAGFLTVGADLHFSKELREVIEKYRPVPTATAHLSSEPTAPSVEPPLL comes from the exons ATGGCTGCCGGcggccgcctcctcctcctcttcttcctcctgccctggctggtCACCGCCTCGCACAGCCCACCCGGCTGCAAGATCCGGATCACCTCCAAGGGGCTGGACCTGG tgaaGCAGGAGGGGCTGCGCTTcgtggagcaggagctgcagaacaTCACAGTGTCAGACCTGCACGGGAAGGAGGGGCAGTTCCACTACAACATCAGCCA GGTCAAGGTGATGGACCTGCAGCTGGCGTTGTCAGACCTGCACTTCCAGCCGCAGCAGCACCTCGTCTTCAACATCAACAACGCCTCCATCAGCCTGCGCTTCCGCAGGCAGCTGCTCTACTGGTTCTT CTATGACATCGGGTCCATCAATGCCTCCGCAGATGGTGTCCACATCCACACGGTGCTGCAGTTGGCCAAGGACAGGGCCGGGCGCCTCAAGATCTCCAACATCACCTGCAATGCCTCCATTGCCAGGATGCACGCAGGCTTCTCCGGCACGCTCAG GAAGGTCTACGAGTTCCTGAGCACCTTCATCGTCACAGGGATGCGCTTCCTCCTCAGCCAGCAG ATCTGCCCGTCGCTGGAGCATGCCAGCCTGGTGCTGCTCAACTCCGTGCTGGACACGGTGCCGG TGAGGAATTACGTGGACGAGCACATCGGGATTGACTACTCCCTCCTGCGGGATCCCGCCGTCTCCGTGGACACCCTCGACCTAGACTTCAAG GGCATGTTTTTTCCGCGTGCAAGAGAGAACCAGGAGCTGGAGAACCACGCGGTGGAGCCGGTGATTAAGGAGACCGAGCGCATGGTCTACGTCGCCTTCTCCGAGTACTTCTTTGACTCGGCCATGCACGCGTACTTCCAGGCGGGCGTGCTCGCCATCGAGCTCGAGGGGGAGAAG GTGCCCAAGGACCTGGAGGTTTTGCTGAGAGCCACCTTCTTCGGGACCATCTTCATGCTG AGCCCCACCGTGGATGCGCCCCTGCGGCTGGTGCTGCAGGTCTCGGCTCCCCCCCGCTGCATTATCAAACCCTCGGGCACCTCCGTCTCCGTCTCTGCCTTCCTCAACATCTCGCTGGTGCCGCCGGGCCGCCCGGCTGTGCAGCTCTCCAGCATGGCCATG GAGACAAAGCTGAGCGCCAGGGTGTACCTGCAGGGGAAGGCGCTGCGCGTGCAGCTGGACCTGCGGCG GTTCCGCATCTACTCCAAGCAGTCGGCGCTGGAGTCACTCGCG CTGTTCTCGCTGCAGGCTCCTCTGAAGACGCTGCTGCAGTTGACCATCATGCCCATCATTAACG AGAGGACTAAGAAGGGGGTGCAGATCCCACTGCCAGAAGGCATGGACTTCACCAAGGAGGTGGTCACCAACCATGCG GGATTCCTCACCGTGGGAGCTGATCTCCACTTCTCCAAGGAGCTGCGGGAGGTGATTGAGAAATACCGTCCGGTGCCCACAGCCACTGCCCACCTCAGCTCAGAGCCCACAGCACCCAGCGTGGAGCCCCCCCTGCTCTAG